Part of the Quercus lobata isolate SW786 chromosome 6, ValleyOak3.0 Primary Assembly, whole genome shotgun sequence genome, ggtgttgctaggttCTGATTCTACTGATTTAGTGTGACTCAAGGGTGGTTGATTtcatatttttgcaaataagaggtaagtggtgtttactaattttggaaGTTTTCCCAAAACAGTAttgattattaaactattttatatcaaagaaatatgttgatattctatatataaattgatactttataaatgtttgatgtgcacattgactattcgttttatgaaaaacttgtgggacaacctaaatttatttaaacttgtatgtgtgaatatatctttatatttttgagaattatgaATCGATTATTTTTGTGAGCATATAGAATATGTTTAGAAAACTTATGGCAAGTCATGATTAAAAGCTCAGTATTGTATTTAGTCCTTAACAAAAGACAAGCATATTGCagctagtccttagcaagggatgGTCCCAAGAAATGGAACAAtgcacatttgatagctccttagtaagggagtatactattgagaatccaaaaaggaagctccttagcATGAGAGTGCACATTTAGGTTCCAAAGGAGCCATCTTTAAGAAAATGGATGAAAAGGAGGTTCTAGTCCTAAAAGGGGATAGTACAACCCTGTCAACGGGGCGTAAACATTGACCATAAGAAAAGcctaggaaattttttatatgatgatattgatatatgtattatgatgactcacaatataaagatattatatatatatatatgaagtatttgatgataaaatattgatgagttacaagttgtgaatttgttgtaaaaattatttatttgaaaggtttgttccCACACCCCAATATTAGTAAATTCCACTTATTGATTTATCTTACCCATCCCCCTTTTATTTCCCCTTACAGATACGTTAGAGGGATTATTAGAGTAGAGATTCTTGAAAGACAACAGTTACGAAATATTTTGTGGAAGTagggattttattattattattattatggcaTTAAACATTGTACTAGAGaattattttaaagattttttacCTTTGGCGGATTAGAGCTCTAACATTTGTGATGAAATTTAGGTTGCTGGTTGCTGGTTgcctttatttaatatttttttatgaattatttatgttaggttttaagtttgtaatattggcaaaccatgacaaaacatgacaaaaactaagtctcatTAGTTTAGAATGTTCTACATTGAAGCccaagacaaaaaactcaagttcaagacaaaaacaaatgaaTTACAAGTTGGTTGGTTCAATTGATCAAAAgacaagctcgatcgatccaaaATCGCATATCAGCAAAATCAGCAAACGTAAAAAGGCCATAACTTATCCGTTTGAAACCCAAATCGCGAGCCAtttttttcagtatttaaaggacattataagctaaccctaggtggggttttgagagttttttagagagattagagtgcatcttgtgcctcttttgtagatctagggttttgcacccaaaaagctctcttatgtcttctaccggtgttattccttgaagaatctcaagaatcggtgttgtagaagttgctaccttttcttttcatcaaaggtgttgatgatctaaaccttcaagggtggtcttagAGTCACAAACAAGAAAGTTTGcattgctaaacctttgagtggaatctcaaagtcacaaatagaggtgtttgtgttttgcaaaagccaaagaaagaaggagtccgtggattcggagcttacacgtggtcatgtcaataagttctactgataggtagcaataagaagtcgagcatgggagcttgtaagtcttattgtatgaacttcgactctttctagtggatttgctttttttttttttaggatagttaggttaaatctttcctaggttttttaccggtttggtttttctgagttatcatatcattgtgtttttattttccgctgctatacatggatatgatatatttgtgttaacctagatatgttaatttgactaagtaatcacttgactaattacctaggttaatctaattgtggttttaaggggtctaaaaaataacaagtggtatcagagtcggtagctcttttgttttagatcttttgatctaagagctgatccttgacccctgttgtcatggataatttgaagtttCTTCCTGATCATGTTTCTactcatgcttctgttgattttattgatgcctgtgaaactcttcatatggaattattgaaatctattaaaattgctaagaaattcaaggaagagttaaaattggctaatcttgaaaaagaggaattgattgttagattagatgaatctaataaaaagaatgaatttttgagaaatcaaatttcctctcaagatgagaagatgaaaagcttggaataagagttagttgaatctaaagctaaaattgaaaatttgactagtaccaagcctggtgttgataacagaagtgtttttgtttctcttaagcctaaaactaagaaagtttatatccctcctttcaagaggaataataaagaaaatgcttattttgctaggttagacaaaggtaaaagttctgatgttaaCGCTGatgtttctaaacctatgtcgaaacctactgttagagagcataataaatctgtttttgtgcctacctaccacctttgtggtgttgttggtcatattagaccaaattattctttgttgaggcaagaaCCAATGCTTGTGACTGGGAACCCCACTAgaaatactgatgttcctaaatttgttcctgtttgcCCCTTTTGTAGTATCcgtggtcacattcgtcctaattgtcataaactaaaatttaaacattcagtgtttcagtctaggatatgtgatgatatttctcctgtcataagtccatataaattgttttatattattttgaaaaatttaagcttgttggcttgtgaaaggaatttgcaggattttagtctttcttaGAAGATTGGTATAATTCCTCAAATATactctgcttctcatggattttcacctacaaagccgaaaaCTCGTACGATATGGGTGAGAAaaattctctaaggtgagtgttgctgacttgtccctgatttaattctttcaattgtttatggacatgtcttgtttttgtttttggttttttttttttttttttgaatgtttttttatttaataaaaaaatccaaaaacattgaaaatttttcaaaaagacaaaaatattttattttgaatcttGTTTTAtctttcttgaggattacatgaattatgatatctctcttgatttagaacatacttgacattgtggagaaacttgaatagtatgtgttatataagtgctaagctatttttgattttctgtgagtatgtactagtttgtacatgtactcaagggttaattaagaaattgatatttcttgtttatgtactctctatagcttagttaagcactgtcatgcattgcatttgtattgttcatttagcataatgtgtgctttttttttttcagtcataatttttttaccaaaaagatttttgtgttttgtatttcacatcttagatttataatcaaggattggccatattatctttacataacatgtttatgtaccttggttagcttggatgagcttcttttattgcactttactagtttgaactttgtagtgcatgttatGTGGGatatgtttatagtttttgatcactttgtcttgatcttgaagtcacgtGTCTTTGACTGTCAGATttgaaccttttgagaaagacataaataatcatctcaccactgtttactagccaatcatgaacaccttagtgcatatcgtaagattttgtactcgagaaagtgtagcacatgcacaaaaagaacataaggtgtagcctcgatttaaatgttaaaattggtgtgtacattattggacttaatgttaaatcaatcaaataaaaattggtatgtacaatatgaggcaaatcaagaaacttacatgattacAAGCTtcttttctaggagatgtgggagttatatgatgtaactctttaggtgatagtctctttcaaattctatgtgatgaattttgtagattttgtgattgatttctatttatatatcacctcacatgtatctcaaatttttgctagttgcacataCTACGCAAGTTACTCTTtgttaaacttggtacattatattgtgtgtgttcttattgtggccatccaagattacatgttcctaaattttgaagcaaaatgtctttaatatttgagatttgtggacaaattgattgaaaatcttgtttttggaagattgaggttgaattcaagtgtttttgaaaaacttttaatctcatacttatgcatttcattcatgaaatattgtgctttgaggagtttctacattaaattgctctgtttttcaaaaatttgatttttccatgcatcatttatgtttaggattcacatgaattgcattgattttttttgtatccaccttgcagttttgcagtcatatctctcattgttttcacacataacatgcatacactttgctaaattgggtactcaacttgatttaaaaattgattgattaagtttttgagttatgtactttttagtatatgttatttttatgtgtgaattacagaaaatattttttttaaaagatatgaTGGATagtcaatgtgcaaatattttctctactcatgcaactgtttatgggtcacatagtgtcaagtttgcatatattgaaaaagagaatatttttatttatgtgtatcctcaacttaattttttttaagattaggtttgtgtgtgttttttttccccacctcctaaattttctccaaaactgtttttcccaacacttattttgtgtttcctatttttatagggggagaatttttattttaacctttgttgttcCTAGgaggagttgtctctatttttttgtagAGCTAAACTGTTTTTTGttcccttgtttttttttttttttcctctcatgtTTTCTGTCATTCTACActttgtttgagttgtctttgtcaatacgtgacaaaaagggggagaaataaatgaaatgtgggaatcttgtttgttttgtttagggggagttgatattgtttttgaaagggagagtataaaaactttttgatgcatctaacttagggggagagttagaatttacttttgtttttttatattatgtttcatattattgtttatatgtctttctttccacacatgcggtgatgtgtttgttgagtatttcaggaaagacaggtacattctaatcaagaccttctacctcttcttgcaacttctaggttaggagtcttagattgggatttgtgatgtgTTTGGGAATTTTATTGTATATGGGCATTatgttgtatgtgtgttttgtcacggattgccaaagggggagattgttagattttaagtttgtaatgttggcaaaccatgacaaaacaagacaaaaactaagtctcattagtttagaatggtctactttgaagcccaagacaaaaaactcaagttcaggataaaaacaaatgagttacaagctggttggttcgattgatcgaaagacaggctcaaTCAATCCAAAATTGCATATCAACAAACGTAAAAAGGCCATAACTTATccgtttgaagcccaaatcTCGAGCTGttttttccagtatttaaagaacattataagctaaccctaagtggggttttgagagttttttagagagatttgAGTGTATCTTGTGtctcttttgtagatctagggttttgtatccaaaaagctctcttatgtcttctaccggtgttattcctTAAAGAATCTCAAGAACTGGTGTTgcagaagttgctgccttctcttttCATCAAATGTGTTGAtaatctaaaccttcaagggtggtcttggagtcacaaacaggagagtttgtgttgctaaacctttgagtgagatctcaaagtcacaaacgggggtgtttgtgttttgcaaagaccaaagaaagaaggagtccgtggattcggagcttacacgtggttgtgtcagtaagttctactggtgggtagcaataaaaAGTCAagcatgggggcttgtaagtcttattgtatgaacttcgattctttctagtagatttgctttttaccttaaggatagctaggttaaattctccccaagttttttactgctttagttttcctgggttatcatatcgttgtgtttttattttctgctactatacattgatatgatatatttgtgttaacctagatatgttaatttgactaagtaatcacttggctaactacctaggttaatctaattgtggttttaaggggtctaaaaactaacaatttaaattgaataaacttttattatttatgattttgggACATTACAACCACGCACCCTTACTGCGATGGTCACTTTACAAGTACaagtgcttgtgaggtgtgaAGGACAATGGTCGAGGTTCAAGTTTCTAGAAGGGAATTTCACACACATTTACACTTAGATTAttttaaagtagaattttttgtcttatatcaaaaaaatattaatgagaaaatgtgTAACCACTGCGCATAAGTGGTAAGGGtcaaggttcaagtctctagaaataagttttacacatatatacacctctgtttgttttagcattaacattttttgaaaaatggtttATTTTCCAAAGAGCATTTTCTAGAAAGCTGTCTTATTTTCCAGTATTTGATAACAATCTTGAAAATgagcttgagaatgttttctggtatttggtatgcaatttttttaaaatatttcttatataatttaaaacatgtatattatgtaaactaactaatgtaatcattataaataaataaaaaaaccaagaatgaatttggttttcacactaataaatttaaaattttgataatagatacaatcaaaattaattagttgtcaaattttcatgatctctacCACTTATCTTGCTAATATATATAGACAGTAACGtacgtacacacacacacacacacacacacacacacacatacacacacacacacatatcaatCATTTGTCTACTATGGGCAACCACAACTCTtcaatattactctaaattatgtatttacataatgtacTGCATAATATATCATCGTTGCATAGTATCTGccaacaaaaaaagtatttgccaacaaatgcaattctcctaaacaattatcatttattatataacaatattattagtccaCGGTAAAGATTGTCTCATGTAAAAGCAATTAAGGGCAATTTAGGTACTatgcttaaaattttcatcttttacttcattcattctttcttcttcttcttcttcttcttcttcttcttgcactttatgtacgaaaaagaagtaacttcGGCCTAGAATCCATCAAAccgaaaatttcttagagaaaaaggaaaatcaagcttgaaattcaaaacaaagaaTCGGGATTTTGctagagaggaatgaaataattaccatTGCAAATTTGTTCTTCTTTGCAAGTTGGAGCTATTGACCGAtcagtgaaggaaaaaaaaatctaatcaaagAATTGTGTTACAGAGAATAAGagaaacatggagaaaagagagaagagagacagtTAAAGAGAGAGATCTATGGGAAGAGGAGAGACCATAGTTAGTGATAGTGGgggtgtgaggagagaaaaagtaaagagaagagagaaaaagcaagaaaacttaccatgagagagagaagacgccaaaaaattatgtttctcaTGGCTATAAActaagataatatttatagaaGATGTAAcgcatgagagagagattgttttctaataaaaaaatttggaaaacaacttatagaaaataagtcttatttttattaaagttttccgttgaccaaagatagtttgCCATTAACCaggttttttttgtgctaccaaatactgaaaaatatgaaaaactatcTTTGCAGAAGGTTTTTTCAGCAAACAAACGAAGCgtttatgttaaaataaaatttctattttgtattaaaaaatgagaaaacatgCAAACCTTAAAttggaatgaatgaaaaattatgacactcttgctcaaaaaaacaaattatgacattcaaaaaaaaaaatactcaaaagtATCTAAgactctaaaaataaattggaaGAGTTGGAGCTCAGCACGTACGTTTGGAGGTTAGCACGAACGTCAGCAcgaactttttcctttttcctattGTAGAAGTCGATGCAAGTCTGCGATCCCTTGCATACTGCATGACGAAATATCATATACAAAAACTACATAACTAATATAGAATTAACAAAGGAAATATAACTTCAAAAACAAAGGAATGAGAGTCCGTCTAAAAAAGTTCATGAAAAAGGCAGCCATTCATTTCACCGTTATTATATTGGGTTGGTGGTACGTACGCATCCATGACCATGAGACCAAGACAGTTGCTGATTATGTATTTAAGGAACTCTGTTTTCCTTTGTTTGACACTTGAAATACACTAAGATAGTCCAACTCTCTGCTTTTCTTTAACCCATTAACCCACTAATCATTTTGAAATTATCTCTGAATGGCTCacaaaagcaagattttgataATTGGAGGGACTGGATACATTGGAAAATACATAGTAGAGGAAAGTGCGAAATCTGGGCACCCCACTTTTGCATTGGTCAGAGAGAACACAGCTTCAAATCCTGAAAAGTCTAAACTCATTGAGAGCTTCAAGAGCTCTGGAGTGACACTTCTCAATGTATCTACAAAGCCTAGTTCTCCACAACTTGGGTGTGTTTAATGCTTTGGTTTAGTATATAGtgttgggaaaaattctatattaaTGTGAATAAATTTTAGCAAGCACAGCGGAAGCACAaccacacaaaaacacaaagatttacgtgaaaaccctttctccttgaaggaaaaaaccacgggacaaactccgaataatttcactatataaaatagagattacaacacttagagatacaacttgagtaaaaaaaactctctttttcttttcactcactGCTCTCTTCCTCACTgtgtattttctcttactctctatttttctcttctctcttgctTGCTCTCACTCACGCAGCTCTTCAAGACTGCACTAGTCCTCACACTTTGGGACTTTCACCCCTTTTCTTCACCTCTGCACTGGCCGAATGGCCTCTctatttatttcttcatcttttccttcttttcttcctttcacacTCTTCACATCAAGTCACAATAAGTGCAAGCCACTTACTTTGACTTTGCTTCAACCAAAATCTCTTTCTTTAGCTCTCATTGGCCGAATGGCCTTGcttgtttctttcctttttcctttcagcTCTGCCATAGCAGAATGAGTCTtgcttttgcttctttcttttctttcttccttcagcATGTTGGACACGCCTAAGCCAACCGCTCCAATTACTCATGGTGACTTTTGTACATAAtgaagaaaagataagaaacaTTAAAGACaagctcattaaatgagctCTTGACAAAAACATGTGGGCTGGACGCAAGGTGCAGTGCACCCAACATATAGATCTTGAAAGTCGTAATTTTTCACAGGGAGACATCTATCGTCATGAGAGCTTGGTGAGGGCAGTAAAGCAAGTCGATGTAGTTATCTCTGCAGTTGGAATACAACAGATAGCTGATCAGGTGAATATTATTGCTGCCATCAAAGAAGCTGGAAATGTCAAGGCAAGGCACATATCTTTCCTaaaactttttaataatttccaaccattttttccctcttttctaAAGTTGCTTATTTAGTTTTCAACAACCTTTGGCCTTTGTTATCAAATCGtcctttaaatttaaaatgttttatttaatctctttactttcaaaattgtttcaaaaagATACTAATcaccataaaataaatgaaaattgaatATGTGAGAAATGGAATTCATGTCATGTCATAAGCCCGACATCCTCAAAGTGACCTCTGTTTCATTAATTCATTTACTATTTCAGCAATTTACTTTTATCAACTGATGGTAATGACTTTTTTGAAACATGTTAAAGCAAAAAAAGCAAAAGTTGATGAccaaatatgcaatttaacttcttcttctaGCTGTTTAGCTTGTAATTGTTGAACTAAATGagaaatcaagaaacttacattatatagtttcAGAGGTTCCTCCCGTCCGAGTTTGGAAGTGCTATGGATCGTGCCAAGGCAGTCGATCCAATTAAACATCATCTCGGGGTCAAGGCTAGCATCCGAAGATCCATCGAGGCCCAAGGAATTCCATATACCTACCTTTTGTCTAATGGCTTTGCTGGGTACTTTTTGCCCAACTTCGGAATTGCACGTACTGGTGGCACTGGCAGATTCACAGCTCCTCCTAGGGACAAAGTAGAAATAATTGGAGATGGAAACACCAAAGGTATTAATATAAATTCAATCATCTTTCTCTTTAAACTTGTCAAGACTTTCTCATTTGCTTATGTATGTGCGTGCGTGTGTGAACCTTTTACTAGATATAAGTCAACTAGATCAACTACCTTGGTTAAAGATGACTAAGTAATTGTTATTTTCTATGTTGACAGtaattttttccaaagaagAGGATATTGCGACTTATACCATAAAAGCAGTGGACGATCCAAGAACCTTGAACAAGGTCCTTCATATTAGACCCCCGGCAAATATTTTGTCCTTCAATGAGATTGTTTCCCTATGGGAGAAGAAGATTGGCAAGACCCTTGAAAAAACTTATCTTCTGGAGGATCAACTTCTAAAGAAAATCCAAGGTTAGTAAGAACAATTTCACCTGTTGATTTATAGTGTTTTCTTATAGATCTAATTTGGTTTGGATCATATATCCCCTCCTCCCAGACGTGTGAGTTTTTTCGATCAAATTTGTTAGGATACACTTTGTTAActcatttggaatttggataaCATATTCTTCATTTCTTAGTACTGTTAGTCAAACCAGCTGATTGTAACACCAAAGATTCGCATATTAGAgactacaaaaaaaatttaattagaagtGACTATGAACACATTAGTTGTATTTGACTGTTTTTTCTGCACGACTGACTTCATTTCATCAATATTTAGTGCATAACTTGTTTGGTTtcttattgaaaattttggtcggcataaatatgataaaaaagGAAGTAATCCTCCTATTGATTTGAGCAGTTCCATGTACTAGCCAGAGAATGTTGACAGTTTCATAGATGGTTGGGCTATCTGATACTTTTATTTGCTTTTCTGCAGAGTCTCCCAGTCCTTTAAACCTCAGACTATCCATTAAGCACGCTACATTTGTGAAGGGAAATCTTACAAACTCTGAGGTTAAGACTTCTTTTGGCGTGGAGGCTTCAGAGCTTTATCCAGAGGTGAAATACTCCACTGCAGATGAATACTTGGACCAGTTTGTCTAATACTTGGAACATTCCTTTGTTGTAATGTTTTTACTATCTTACAatgtacaataaaaataaataaaaatagagggAAATATCTATtgcacacactcacacacacactgtAGTGTGTGAAATAGACATtgctcaaaaataaaatctatgtTGTGTATGTGGCATTTGTTACTTGTTAGTTATGCCCTTGTTTGTGTCATGTAAACCCTTGGATTGGATccttaatttgtaaatttgtttCCTGGTGAATATGTTAGTCAAATTGTGCTTCttgtgaagaaaattttaaaaatccttGTTATGTGGTTCTTTGTTGTAGAACATGTTAAGTACTCGGTGTCTCAAATCAGATACTCTTTTGCTTTTGCTAATGGAGGGCCATAAAAAAATCATCCGAACCCGATGTTGGCTAATATTTTGTGCATCTTGGGACATGTCGTTATGAACTGTGCATCAATTAAAGTAAATATTTAGAGCCAAGTATTGCAAAATAAGGTCTCTTGATAGGCCAGCAGTTTGCTTACTATGATAAAAGGATTTTTGTTGTTCACTTgatatcttttaaaattttgtaaaattacactttgcaatCAAACATGAACTtctcttaaatttaataataaaaacagaatttataagtttattttattgatttacaaaagctcaaaaaaaaaaatccaaccacaTTTTTTGGAGATTTGGTTACATCTGTTGGTGTGTTAAAAACACTTGACCATATGTTTAATCATATACTGCTATTgtgggctttttctttttttttttcttttctttttttttttaatattttaggtAAGAGGCCTAGATGAGGTGGGAGTCCTCTTTATTACAGACACGTGTCTCTCCTAGTCGCCCGTTTAGTTGCTTCTCTTTCTTGGGCTTTAATAACTTGCCCCCATCTTGTTGCTTAtcattcttggtttttataGATGTTTGTgacattcatcaaaaaaattatagaggTTTGTGACCATTGGATGTTTCATTTTTGGAACCCTTGGTGTGAACATGTTTTTAATATCTTTCCTTTTGTCAACCCTACAAGAATATCATCGAAGCAAGAGAAAAATATGTGGCAAAGGAAAATCGCTCTCAAGAGGAAAAAAGGCATTTGCAAAAAgcttatttaattaaaactaaaaaaattttgctgaaaatgtataagaaaaatgttaaaagttagtaaaatagtacaataagactcatgaatagtatcaaaaaaatataatgaaactcatgaataatactaaaatgaagctaaaaacttaaataagctGAACTTTTCATCACATCTCATAATTGAACGTGTGGGAAAGTGTTATGATGGTGTGTTAAATAAGTCATTGACTTGGTCAAATAATAGGTTAGCTTACAAGAAAAACTCCAATGGGCTGAACTAAACAGTCATAATGGGCtacaaaagcccaaaaaaggcaagaaaatagaaaaataaaaggctcAAGGTAAAATTGATTTAGATACACGTGCAATGGGATGAGGTACATGGGATATAGTTAAGGCCCATGTTTATACAAAGCCTCATATTTTAAGATAtcaaaaaaagttcaaaaaatagtttataaattGAACAATGGTCAATGTGAGATTCACAACAAAACCCTAGTGTTGAAGAACACACCCACCACCAACACACTTGAGATGGTGGTCCGGTGGAACTTCAGCCATATAAGaagacaataaaatatataagagcCCATAGCTCACCATGTCCAACACTATCACAATTTAAAAGTGTGGCTAGATGAGATCATAAATTGTATTGTATTGACAtctttaaaatgattttatataaaaatttaaaagcaatGTTTATTACACACATGCTCTTacacacactaaaaaaaataacaaaaactgtgacttgattttagtttttttctctaAGGAGCGTAAATGTTTATAACAATAgcttataacaaaaattttcccaaattttAATGGAATGAAACCCTAGTTAgagattcat contains:
- the LOC115993945 gene encoding phenylcoumaran benzylic ether reductase Betv6-like, which encodes MAHKSKILIIGGTGYIGKYIVEESAKSGHPTFALVRENTASNPEKSKLIESFKSSGVTLLNGDIYRHESLVRAVKQVDVVISAVGIQQIADQVNIIAAIKEAGNVKRFLPSEFGSAMDRAKAVDPIKHHLGVKASIRRSIEAQGIPYTYLLSNGFAGYFLPNFGIARTGGTGRFTAPPRDKVEIIGDGNTKVIFSKEEDIATYTIKAVDDPRTLNKVLHIRPPANILSFNEIVSLWEKKIGKTLEKTYLLEDQLLKKIQESPSPLNLRLSIKHATFVKGNLTNSEVKTSFGVEASELYPEVKYSTADEYLDQFV